A DNA window from Xiphias gladius isolate SHS-SW01 ecotype Sanya breed wild chromosome 3, ASM1685928v1, whole genome shotgun sequence contains the following coding sequences:
- the gdpd3a gene encoding lysophospholipase D GDPD3a has protein sequence MRHISLVIPVCPVFFLSSKEDREQVVLTQAFGCVKGLGTLAQVLFDHNISWSILSNKVGEILQRTLSGAHWTLLKGRMSVFLYFILPALGGYILTSLYLLKNPHILHRRKRTAFYCTCISHRGGGGERIENTMEAFTHAVQQGTQMLELDCHLTHDGHVVVSHDENLLRQTGHDVTVSSLNLQDLPLYKERLEVTFYAGHYSSGADRKFALLEDVFRKFPKMPVSIEIKENNHQLIKKVSDLVRRYNREAFTVWASVNSRIMKECHRMNSLMPYSFTGERGVLLLLLFYTGLLPFVPLGESLLQFYLPRIFNRTFFSEKHILRNKLIISLLEKVTMRKSLLKHLAARGMQVHLFVCNEDDDIKAAFEVGATGVMSDYPTVLSTYIRKNRSQD, from the exons ATGAGACACATTTCTTTGGTCATACCAGTCTGTccagtttttttcttatcttcaaaagaagacagagagcaagTTGTCCTCACTCAAGCTTTTGGATGTGTTAAGGGCTTGGGCACACTCGCCCAAGTTTTGTTTGATCACAATATTAGCTGGTCGATTCTGTCCAACAAAGTGGGTGAGATCTTGCAGAGGACTCTATCAGGGGCTCACTGGACGCTTCTTAAGGGAAGGATGAGCGTTTTTTTGTACTTCATCCTGCCAGCGTTGGGAGGATACATTCTCACCTCGCTGTACCTGCTGAAGAACCCACACATTCTCCACAGGAGGAAACGCACAGCCTTTTACTGCACATGCATCTCACATAGAGGAG gaGGCGGAGAGAGGATAGAAAACACCATGGAGGCGTTCACACA CGCAGTACAGCAGGGCACGCAGATGCTGGAGCTGGACTGTCACTTGACACATGACGGCCATGTGGTGGTGTCACATGATGAGAATCTGCTTAGGCAGACCGGACACGACGTCACCGTCTCCTCACTCAATCTACAG GATTTGCCTCTGTATAAGGAGAGACTGGAGGTGACATTTTATGCGG GTCACTACAGCAGCGGTGCAGACAGGAAGTTCGCTCTGCTGGAGGACGTCTTCAGGAAGTTCCCCAAGATGCCTGTGAGCATCGAGATCAAAGAGAACAACCACCAGCTGATAAAAAAG GTGTCTGACCTGGTGAGACGCTACAACAGGGAGGCGTTCACTGTCTGGGCCTCTGTGAACTCCAGGATCATGAAGGAATGCCACAGAATG AACAGCTTGATGCCGTACAGTTTCACTGGGGAGCGAGGTGTGCTGCTTCTGCTCCTCTTCTACACCGGCCTGCTGCCCTTTGTGCCGCTCGGAGAGAGTTTGCTGCAGTTCTACCTGCCACGCATCTTCAACAG GACCTTCTTTTCTGAGAAGCACATCCTGAGGAACAAGCTCATCATCTCTTTGTTAGAAAA AGTAACTATGAGGAAGAGTCTTCTTAAACACCTCGCAGCCCGTGGAATGCAG gtgcatttgtttgtgtgcaatGAAGATGACGACATAAAGGCTGCATTTGAAGTCGGAGCCACAGGGGTTATGAGTGACTATCCGACTGTTCTGTCAACCTACATCCGCAAGAACAGAAGTCAGGATTGA
- the ypel3 gene encoding protein yippee-like 3: protein MVKLTKAKTFQAYLDSCHRRYSCVHCRAHLANHDDLISKSFQGSQGRAYLFNSVVNVGCGPAEERLLLTGLHAVADIYCENCHTTLGWKYEQAFELSQKYKEGKYIIELSHMIKDNGWD, encoded by the exons ATGGTGAAGCTGACAAAGGCCAAGACGTTCCAGGCCTACCTGGACTCCTGCCACCGCCGTTACAGCTGCGTGCACTGCCGAGCCCATCTGGCCAACCATGATGATCTTATCTCCAAG TCTTTCCAAGGCAGTCAGGGCCGGGCCTACCTCTTCAACTCTGt GGTCAACGTCGGCTGCGGTCCTGCGGAGGAGAGGCTGCTGCTCACGGGACTTCACGCAGTGGCCGACATCTACTGTGAAAACTGTCACACCACGCTGGGCTGGAAATAC GAACAAGCCTTTGAACTGAGTCAGAAGTACAAGGAGGGGAAGTACATCATCGAGCTATCCCACATGATAAAGGACAACGGCTGGGACTGA